A genomic segment from Paenibacillus sp. FSL K6-1096 encodes:
- a CDS encoding glycoside hydrolase family 32 protein has product MEAFRPNYHFTPQKHWMNDPNGLVFFGGEYHLFYQHHPENALPGPMHWGHAVSTDLVSWEHLPIALYPDEHGVIFSGSAVVDWEDSTGFFGGKPGLVAIFTHHDRVPGTDTVRERQSLAYSLDSGRSWIKYEGNPVLAGGRFVDFRDPKVFWHPDTKRWVMILATGQTVCLYHSPNLKEWTFGSEFGQDQGLHSGVWECPDLFPLSVDGDPARTKWVMLVSVGSAGLPEGSCTQYFIGEFDGITFVNDNPPGTVLRLDYGRDNYAGVSWSDIPQADGRRIYLGWMSNGRYTTVTPTAEEGWRSSMTVPRTLALETRAGRIRLIQRPVRELERLRTPVLYLGNVPVTEAAQSLAELALDSFELIVETASLPAADFAVKVRVSASRQTVIGYNAERHEVYVDRTQSGLSGFHEDFAGVHRVKLAEDSGPVRLQILVDRSSVEVFAGDGAAVITDLIYPEPEASGLALTVSGEELLLRRLALYKLEYTE; this is encoded by the coding sequence ATGGAAGCATTTAGACCGAACTATCATTTTACACCGCAAAAGCATTGGATGAACGACCCGAACGGACTCGTGTTCTTCGGCGGGGAATATCATCTGTTCTATCAGCATCATCCGGAGAATGCCCTGCCGGGGCCGATGCACTGGGGCCATGCGGTCAGTACCGATCTGGTGAGCTGGGAGCATCTTCCCATCGCCTTGTACCCGGATGAGCATGGGGTGATCTTCTCAGGGAGCGCGGTGGTGGACTGGGAGGATTCCACCGGCTTCTTCGGTGGCAAGCCCGGATTGGTGGCAATCTTCACCCATCATGACCGGGTGCCGGGAACGGATACGGTTAGAGAGCGGCAAAGTCTGGCCTACAGCCTGGACTCCGGGCGGAGCTGGATCAAGTATGAGGGGAATCCGGTGCTGGCGGGCGGCCGGTTCGTGGATTTCCGCGATCCGAAGGTGTTCTGGCATCCGGACACGAAGCGTTGGGTCATGATTCTGGCCACGGGTCAGACCGTCTGCCTATACCACTCCCCGAACCTGAAGGAATGGACATTCGGCAGTGAATTCGGGCAGGACCAGGGACTGCACAGCGGGGTCTGGGAATGCCCGGACCTGTTCCCGCTGAGCGTGGACGGCGATCCTGCCCGCACAAAGTGGGTGATGCTGGTCAGCGTCGGCAGCGCCGGGCTGCCGGAAGGCTCCTGCACCCAGTATTTCATCGGGGAATTCGACGGCATCACCTTTGTCAATGACAATCCGCCCGGCACTGTGCTGAGGCTGGATTACGGCCGGGACAATTATGCCGGTGTGAGCTGGTCGGATATCCCGCAGGCGGACGGACGGCGGATCTATCTGGGCTGGATGAGCAACGGCCGGTATACTACGGTTACGCCAACGGCGGAGGAAGGCTGGCGAAGCTCCATGACGGTGCCGAGAACACTGGCGCTGGAAACCCGCGCCGGCCGGATCAGGCTGATCCAGCGGCCTGTCCGTGAGCTGGAGCGCCTGCGGACACCGGTCCTATACCTGGGTAATGTTCCGGTAACGGAAGCCGCGCAGTCCCTCGCGGAGCTTGCGCTGGACAGCTTCGAGCTGATTGTGGAGACGGCCTCACTTCCGGCAGCGGATTTCGCCGTGAAGGTCCGGGTGTCCGCTTCGCGGCAGACGGTGATCGGCTACAACGCAGAGCGGCACGAGGTGTATGTAGACCGCACACAGTCCGGCCTGTCCGGATTCCATGAGGACTTCGCCGGGGTTCACAGGGTGAAGCTCGCGGAGGATTCCGGCCCGGTCCGGCTGCAGATATTGGTTGACCGCTCCTCGGTGGAGGTGTTCGCAGGTGACGGCGCGGCGGTGATCACCGACCTGATCTATCCCGAGCCGGAGGCATCCGGACTTGCGTTGACGGTTTCCGGGGAAGAGCTCCTGCTCCGGCGGCTTGCACTGTACAAGCTGGAGTATACGGAGTAA
- a CDS encoding extracellular solute-binding protein has protein sequence MNSRQWTKGLLVSFVSAGLIAGCSGNNAGNAGGAAAPESTDPNAPTSITIVRGKDPRNLPVEEMLWYKKYSEIAPKNVTIKWEEIPNESVDEKTNLMLAGNNLPEAFLGTMSVGKVMKNVKSGIFLPIEDYIDDMPYFSKVLEQRPEYRALITAPDGHIYGLPYIEEMFGLITNQGILSIYKPWLDQLGLPVPTTIDEYRDTLKQFVENDMNGNGLKDEIGLALANKGANSGIGSWRNNADFGQFFGLWGQMDRGDSMFLDENGKIFNTASTEAYKTGIRYLHDMYKDGLIDPEFTITDGPKLQAKLRNKTVTVGSVVHFSVLDVAGEKVANDYVPIPYLKGPGGEYGGRENLVEMHNPLAFVLTTKTKNPRAVLAWVDSMYAPEWSVQTNWGPLGYQYKKNDKGVMVFDTLKDGLDTYNDMRVRNTIAGNSPVAILKEYYDTVVEYPQDAQDILNDMKTVGYLDKHLGDPYIPHTLFYDADTADRMALLSPQIYGLIDTSRKKWITDGGVDKEWDAYLKELEKAGLPEFIGYVQEAYDRYQANQQQ, from the coding sequence ATGAATTCAAGACAATGGACGAAGGGTTTACTGGTGTCATTCGTGTCTGCCGGCTTAATCGCAGGCTGCTCCGGGAACAACGCAGGCAATGCCGGGGGCGCGGCTGCTCCCGAATCCACCGATCCCAATGCACCGACCAGCATTACGATTGTACGCGGCAAGGACCCCCGCAATCTGCCGGTGGAGGAGATGCTCTGGTACAAGAAATACAGTGAGATCGCGCCGAAGAACGTGACCATCAAGTGGGAGGAAATCCCGAATGAGTCGGTGGATGAGAAGACCAATCTGATGCTGGCCGGCAACAACCTGCCGGAGGCTTTCCTGGGCACGATGAGTGTCGGCAAGGTCATGAAGAACGTCAAGTCGGGGATCTTCCTTCCGATTGAGGATTACATTGATGATATGCCTTATTTCTCCAAAGTGCTGGAGCAGCGGCCGGAGTACCGGGCTCTGATTACGGCGCCGGACGGCCATATCTACGGGCTGCCCTATATTGAAGAGATGTTCGGCCTGATCACGAATCAGGGGATTCTCTCCATCTATAAGCCCTGGCTGGATCAGCTCGGTCTGCCCGTGCCCACCACGATTGATGAATACCGCGATACGCTGAAGCAATTTGTGGAGAATGATATGAACGGGAATGGGCTAAAGGACGAGATCGGCCTGGCCCTGGCGAATAAAGGGGCGAACTCGGGGATTGGCTCCTGGCGCAACAACGCTGATTTTGGGCAATTCTTCGGATTATGGGGTCAGATGGACCGCGGGGACAGCATGTTCCTGGATGAGAACGGCAAGATCTTTAATACGGCTTCCACTGAAGCTTACAAGACAGGGATCCGCTACCTTCATGACATGTATAAGGATGGACTGATTGATCCCGAATTCACCATTACGGACGGGCCCAAGCTTCAGGCCAAGCTGCGCAACAAGACGGTAACGGTCGGCTCGGTGGTCCATTTCTCGGTGTTGGATGTGGCGGGTGAGAAGGTCGCAAATGATTATGTGCCTATTCCCTATCTGAAAGGTCCCGGAGGCGAGTACGGCGGCCGGGAGAACCTGGTGGAGATGCATAACCCGCTCGCCTTCGTATTAACAACGAAAACGAAGAATCCGCGGGCGGTGCTGGCCTGGGTGGATTCCATGTATGCTCCCGAATGGTCCGTGCAGACGAACTGGGGACCGCTGGGCTATCAGTATAAGAAGAACGACAAGGGCGTGATGGTGTTCGATACGCTCAAGGACGGCCTCGACACCTATAACGATATGCGGGTGAGAAATACCATTGCAGGCAATTCACCGGTGGCCATCCTGAAGGAGTATTACGATACCGTCGTGGAGTATCCGCAGGATGCACAGGATATTCTGAATGATATGAAGACAGTCGGCTATCTGGATAAGCATCTCGGTGACCCGTATATCCCGCATACCCTGTTCTATGATGCAGATACGGCGGACCGGATGGCCCTTCTCTCTCCGCAGATTTATGGCCTGATCGATACCAGCCGCAAAAAATGGATCACAGACGGCGGCGTGGACAAGGAATGGGATGCCTATCTGAAAGAGCTGGAGAAGGCGGGGTTACCGGAGTTCATTGGTTATGTGCAGGAAGCCTACGACCGTTATCAGGCAAATCAGCAGCAATAA
- a CDS encoding carbohydrate ABC transporter permease translates to MKGLTLGDKLFHICNYVIMSVIAIVILYPLYFVLLASFTDPDQVNQGGLLLFPTSVYLDGFRKIFEYKPLWDGYLNSILYTVIGTSINLAVTLPCAYALSRKELAGKTPVMMLFAFTMFFSGGLVPTYLLISNLGMLDTLWAITLPTAASVWNIIITRTFFQSNIPDELLEASVMDGCSDFRFFFSIALPLSKVIVAVMALFYGIAHWNSFFEPLLYLSSTEKFPLQVILRNLLIMNEAGSRMVVDPMSLAAQQRIAEQLKYGVIVVASLPLLVIYPFLQKYFTQGVMIGSIKG, encoded by the coding sequence ATGAAAGGCCTAACTCTCGGCGACAAGCTGTTTCATATTTGCAATTATGTGATCATGAGCGTCATTGCTATTGTCATCCTCTACCCGCTTTACTTCGTCCTGCTGGCCTCCTTTACGGACCCGGATCAGGTGAACCAGGGCGGCCTGCTGCTGTTCCCCACCTCGGTCTATCTGGACGGCTTCAGGAAAATTTTCGAATACAAGCCGCTGTGGGACGGTTACCTCAATTCCATTCTGTATACCGTGATCGGTACCTCGATCAATCTGGCGGTGACGCTGCCCTGTGCCTATGCGCTGTCCCGCAAAGAGCTTGCGGGCAAAACGCCGGTGATGATGCTGTTTGCGTTCACTATGTTTTTCAGCGGAGGGCTGGTTCCGACATATCTGCTGATTTCCAATTTGGGGATGCTGGATACCCTGTGGGCCATCACCTTGCCAACTGCCGCGTCGGTGTGGAACATCATTATCACGCGCACTTTTTTCCAGAGCAATATCCCCGATGAGCTGCTGGAGGCCTCGGTTATGGACGGGTGCTCGGATTTCCGCTTCTTCTTCTCCATCGCCTTGCCGCTGTCGAAGGTGATCGTTGCAGTGATGGCGCTGTTCTACGGGATTGCCCACTGGAATTCCTTCTTCGAGCCGCTGCTGTATCTGAGCAGTACGGAGAAGTTCCCGCTGCAGGTCATTCTGCGCAATCTGCTCATTATGAATGAAGCCGGGTCCCGGATGGTGGTTGATCCGATGTCCCTGGCGGCACAGCAGCGGATTGCAGAGCAGCTCAAATACGGGGTCATTGTGGTGGCCAGCCTGCCGCTCCTGGTCATCTATCCGTTCCTTCAGAAATATTTCACCCAAGGCGTCATGATTGGTTCGATTAAGGGATAG
- a CDS encoding ABC transporter permease subunit, with translation MRNRIALRQVIKSWQLYVLLLPALLYLFLFQYAPMYGIIIAFKDFNPVQGILGSPWAGWKHFETFFQSYMFTDVLVNTLKLSVFSLLLGFPVPILFALLLNQVRRQFFKRLIQTVTYAPYFISTVVLVSMLNVFLAPSTGFVNNLITMSGGEAVNFMARAEWFRTIYITSGIWQSMGFSAIIYLAALSGVNPELHEVATVDGASAVRRIWHIDLPSIRPTIIIMLILGVGSVMAVGWEKAFLMQQGMNLPASEIISTYVYKVGLQNAQYSLATAIGLFNSVINFSLLIVTNQLSKKMTQNSLW, from the coding sequence ATGAGGAATAGAATTGCGCTTCGCCAAGTTATCAAGAGCTGGCAATTGTATGTACTCCTGCTGCCTGCTTTGCTCTATCTCTTCCTGTTTCAATATGCGCCGATGTATGGAATCATCATCGCCTTCAAAGATTTCAATCCGGTCCAGGGGATACTGGGCAGCCCCTGGGCGGGGTGGAAGCACTTTGAGACCTTTTTTCAATCCTATATGTTTACGGATGTCCTGGTTAATACGCTGAAGCTGAGCGTCTTCTCCCTGCTGCTCGGCTTCCCCGTCCCGATTCTGTTCGCGCTGCTGCTCAATCAGGTCCGCCGGCAGTTTTTCAAACGCTTAATACAGACGGTGACTTACGCGCCGTACTTCATTTCGACGGTCGTCCTCGTCTCTATGCTGAATGTGTTCCTGGCGCCGAGCACCGGCTTTGTCAACAATCTGATTACGATGTCCGGCGGTGAGGCGGTCAATTTCATGGCCCGTGCCGAATGGTTCCGCACAATCTATATCACCTCGGGCATCTGGCAGAGCATGGGCTTCAGCGCCATCATCTATCTGGCCGCGCTGAGCGGCGTTAATCCCGAGCTGCATGAGGTGGCAACAGTAGACGGCGCGTCGGCTGTACGGAGAATCTGGCATATCGACCTGCCCTCCATCCGGCCGACGATCATCATTATGCTCATTCTCGGTGTGGGCAGCGTGATGGCTGTCGGCTGGGAGAAGGCGTTCCTGATGCAGCAGGGAATGAATCTGCCGGCCTCTGAGATTATCTCGACCTATGTATATAAGGTAGGGCTGCAGAATGCCCAGTACAGTCTGGCTACCGCCATCGGGCTGTTCAATTCGGTCATCAATTTCTCGCTGCTGATCGTGACCAATCAACTGTCCAAAAAAATGACGCAAAACAGTCTCTGGTAA
- a CDS encoding LacI family DNA-binding transcriptional regulator, with protein sequence MAKLTMKEIARRAKVSQPTVSRVINGHKGVSAEIVNAVMRVIEEAGYVPNKAAQTLKRSSAHIIGISVKEIYNPYFVEIIDSLELEARKHGYSVLFHNSKFNPVTEWENIQNFVSRQVDGMIIVPTGDFNLERISKLDIPAVVITQSPAMLDSVAVNHIQAGKLAGESFVHAGHKTFGYIGEEQSGEKFYGFETVLQENGFAFDSRHFIQVHDTSSNSFMIRRDIEQYLDQAGRPEFTCLFAGNDVMALEFIRAAQERQIRIPEEVSVIGFDDTYLSKVMEISSIHQPISDMVKTTLEVLLSRMDQEVPTSRVDILMPPTLIERRSSRIRRG encoded by the coding sequence ATGGCCAAACTGACGATGAAGGAAATTGCCAGACGGGCGAAGGTCTCCCAGCCTACAGTATCCCGGGTCATTAACGGGCATAAGGGCGTCAGCGCAGAGATCGTCAATGCCGTGATGCGGGTGATTGAAGAGGCGGGCTATGTCCCCAATAAAGCGGCGCAGACGCTCAAACGGAGCAGCGCCCACATTATCGGCATCAGCGTGAAGGAGATTTACAATCCCTATTTCGTGGAAATTATCGATTCTCTGGAGCTGGAAGCAAGGAAGCACGGCTACAGCGTGCTGTTCCATAACTCCAAGTTCAATCCGGTGACGGAATGGGAGAATATTCAGAATTTCGTATCCCGGCAGGTAGACGGCATGATTATCGTGCCCACAGGCGATTTCAACCTGGAGCGGATCTCCAAGCTGGATATCCCTGCAGTTGTGATCACCCAGAGTCCGGCCATGCTCGACAGTGTGGCGGTCAATCATATTCAGGCCGGCAAGCTGGCGGGTGAAAGCTTCGTCCATGCCGGGCACAAGACCTTCGGATACATCGGGGAGGAGCAGAGCGGGGAGAAGTTTTACGGCTTCGAGACCGTGCTGCAGGAGAACGGCTTTGCCTTTGATTCCAGGCACTTTATCCAGGTCCATGATACGTCCAGCAACAGCTTCATGATCCGCAGGGATATCGAGCAATATCTCGACCAGGCGGGCCGCCCTGAGTTCACCTGCCTGTTCGCGGGCAATGACGTCATGGCGCTGGAATTCATCCGGGCTGCCCAGGAGCGGCAGATCCGCATTCCCGAGGAAGTCAGCGTCATTGGCTTCGACGATACCTACCTGTCCAAGGTCATGGAGATCTCCAGCATCCACCAGCCGATCAGCGACATGGTCAAGACCACCTTGGAGGTGCTGCTCAGCCGGATGGATCAGGAGGTCCCTACCAGCCGTGTGGATATTCTCATGCCGCCCACACTGATTGAACGAAGAAGCTCCAGGATCAGACGCGGATAA
- a CDS encoding sensor histidine kinase: protein MPSVLNYSKNKPYPGLRSDTQNVLRESRLPLFIWSIFVYFTVLFAQIPMTARPLDYIAFTVLMMIHILLHWYAGSVVHRKHWIYFVVQGIVVWGCAIFMPQVYSVIFVSLLTVVVGQSIGVYSQKLKVFWIFMLYSVFFACSLIWFETNEDLTSTLRSLFFTMFFVISYATLFYKQVHAKLQTQSFLRELEQAHSKVEELTIANERQRMARDLHDTLAQGLAGLIMQLDAVDAHLENGNKERAHEIVQLSKAQAKRALAEARSAIDDLRLYSVEAIDITKAVQDEAEHFSHMTGIRITTKLSIRHPVIPKLIFEHSLHIIRECLANTAKHANATNVEVVVASNEDVIELTITDDGIGFDTRLIEKQSGSYGLVGLYERARIIGGKIKIESGQQGTSVSIRIPLQQEASTYEG from the coding sequence GTGCCGAGTGTTCTAAACTATTCTAAAAACAAGCCGTATCCAGGACTCCGGTCCGATACTCAGAATGTTCTGCGGGAATCTCGTCTGCCCCTTTTCATATGGAGCATTTTTGTATATTTCACAGTATTGTTCGCCCAGATCCCAATGACTGCGAGACCATTAGATTATATCGCTTTTACAGTACTCATGATGATCCATATCCTGCTGCATTGGTATGCCGGATCTGTTGTTCATAGAAAGCACTGGATTTATTTTGTAGTGCAAGGAATCGTGGTCTGGGGCTGCGCAATATTCATGCCTCAGGTTTATTCCGTCATTTTCGTAAGTTTATTAACAGTCGTAGTCGGGCAGAGTATTGGGGTCTATTCGCAGAAGCTCAAGGTATTTTGGATCTTTATGCTTTATAGTGTTTTTTTTGCTTGTTCATTGATTTGGTTCGAGACCAACGAGGATCTAACTTCTACCTTACGGTCACTCTTCTTCACGATGTTTTTCGTAATAAGCTATGCCACTTTGTTCTACAAACAAGTTCATGCTAAATTGCAGACCCAGTCGTTTCTGCGTGAATTGGAGCAGGCGCACAGCAAAGTAGAGGAGCTGACGATCGCCAATGAGCGTCAAAGGATGGCGCGTGATTTACATGATACCTTGGCCCAAGGGTTGGCAGGTCTCATCATGCAGCTTGACGCCGTGGATGCCCACCTAGAGAACGGAAATAAAGAACGTGCTCATGAAATTGTTCAGCTGTCAAAGGCCCAGGCCAAACGCGCGCTTGCGGAGGCGAGAAGTGCGATAGACGACCTAAGGCTGTATTCCGTTGAGGCCATAGATATCACGAAAGCCGTACAGGATGAAGCTGAGCATTTCTCCCATATGACAGGGATTCGAATTACCACAAAATTATCGATACGCCATCCGGTGATCCCCAAGTTGATCTTCGAACATAGCTTACATATCATTCGGGAATGCTTGGCAAATACAGCTAAACACGCTAATGCGACAAATGTTGAAGTTGTGGTTGCCTCAAACGAAGACGTAATCGAGCTAACAATTACAGATGACGGAATAGGGTTCGATACCAGGCTGATCGAGAAACAATCCGGCAGCTACGGATTAGTGGGTCTATACGAACGGGCTAGAATTATTGGCGGGAAGATCAAGATTGAGAGCGGACAGCAAGGAACCAGCGTTTCCATCCGCATTCCATTACAGCAGGAGGCGTCAACATATGAAGGTTAA
- a CDS encoding response regulator transcription factor gives MKVKILIADDHLIVREGLKLIIETNPKYEIIGEATNGKEAVQFAEASRPDIILLDLNMPEMGGLDAMTALQAKGLDIPVIILTTYTEYELMTRGLALGAKGYLLKDTGREMIFRSIDAAVRGETLLLPAITEKVFGKGMLAEEHKTLPAKNPLTDKELAVLQAVARGARSKEIGHELGISERTVKAHLTNIYNKLGVDSRMQAVTAAMELGILDL, from the coding sequence ATGAAGGTTAAAATTCTTATTGCAGATGACCATCTGATCGTTCGTGAGGGACTTAAGCTGATTATTGAAACCAACCCCAAGTACGAGATCATCGGAGAAGCAACCAACGGTAAGGAAGCGGTCCAATTCGCTGAAGCCAGCAGACCCGACATTATCTTATTGGATTTGAACATGCCTGAAATGGGCGGATTGGATGCCATGACAGCTCTCCAGGCCAAAGGACTTGACATACCCGTCATTATTTTAACCACCTATACGGAATATGAATTGATGACACGCGGACTGGCGTTAGGCGCTAAGGGTTATTTGCTGAAGGATACGGGAAGGGAGATGATATTCCGCTCCATTGATGCAGCGGTAAGGGGAGAAACGTTGCTGCTTCCTGCAATCACTGAAAAAGTATTCGGTAAAGGGATGCTGGCAGAGGAACACAAAACACTCCCGGCGAAGAATCCTCTTACAGACAAAGAACTGGCTGTTCTGCAAGCCGTTGCCCGTGGCGCCCGAAGTAAAGAGATCGGCCATGAGCTGGGAATATCCGAGCGGACCGTTAAGGCGCATTTAACGAATATTTATAACAAGTTAGGCGTGGACTCTAGAATGCAGGCTGTCACAGCAGCGATGGAGCTGGGAATTTTAGATTTATAG
- a CDS encoding S-layer homology domain-containing protein, with translation MRKLLTAVAATFTLTTLFSAIDPNSIISAQAQLLKQEKNVISTFDQFPKPTGSYTVGRTQMDFKYKASDNSERELTALIFYPSDSSEGKPTAEYAFKEFQSIRDELMAKLGAPAGEKLFDPNFKTWSYNDLAVSKKEKQYPVVFYSHGAGAYPQQGTVYAQDLASSGYIVIAIGHPGSGAFKFKDGRVKGTTTEFMEDVTKYTTEYAGLIAPQMSIMTEKLPEEQAIEVSRQLTSAPEALKFGQYAVQQSEDIRYVADRLSEINSGVIESIFKDRLKLDIGMGVFGHSFGGTTAAIVSGNDDRFVGAVNLDGNMVGALNSDFKKPYMQLGTVQSYNTNAFLLETNSRESFFAVIDNTVHSDFSDSLFTGGNAPRGTRDAMEQRNILSSYTKEFFDRYLLRKATKIETLNFKNVEMIKKPQKFADSQSFGWAQEPIEALSASGVFDNVKENRFNPSAAIHRADYVTMLVRALNLKESGNSGSADTSISFPDVDPNAYYADALRIAKSLGIVKDQDNHQFHPGSEISRQDMMVLMERALKHLGKESVPGSQDVLKRFTDGANVDQYALESISKLVANGIISGDGTKLRPLSSSTRAEAAMMIYRAIQ, from the coding sequence ATGAGGAAACTACTAACGGCAGTCGCGGCGACTTTTACCCTAACCACCTTATTCTCCGCCATCGATCCCAATAGTATCATTTCGGCCCAAGCGCAGCTCCTGAAACAGGAAAAAAATGTAATTTCTACATTTGACCAATTTCCTAAACCAACCGGAAGTTATACCGTCGGCCGGACACAGATGGACTTCAAGTACAAGGCATCAGACAACTCAGAGCGGGAACTCACGGCGCTCATTTTCTATCCGTCCGACAGCAGTGAAGGCAAGCCAACGGCAGAATATGCATTCAAGGAGTTTCAGTCGATAAGGGATGAGCTTATGGCCAAATTAGGAGCACCAGCCGGGGAAAAGCTGTTTGACCCTAATTTTAAAACTTGGTCCTACAACGATTTGGCCGTGTCCAAAAAAGAGAAGCAATACCCGGTTGTATTCTATTCTCATGGCGCAGGCGCTTACCCGCAGCAAGGCACCGTTTACGCTCAAGACCTGGCAAGCTCCGGCTATATTGTGATAGCCATCGGGCATCCGGGAAGCGGTGCGTTCAAATTTAAGGATGGACGGGTTAAGGGGACAACAACTGAGTTTATGGAGGACGTCACAAAGTACACCACAGAGTATGCCGGCTTGATTGCGCCTCAGATGTCGATTATGACAGAGAAGCTGCCGGAGGAACAAGCCATTGAGGTTTCCCGCCAGTTAACTTCAGCACCTGAAGCCCTCAAATTTGGACAATATGCTGTCCAGCAGAGCGAGGATATTAGATATGTAGCCGATCGTTTATCCGAAATAAATTCAGGTGTCATAGAGTCGATATTTAAGGACAGATTGAAGCTTGATATCGGTATGGGAGTGTTCGGGCATTCCTTCGGAGGAACAACGGCGGCAATCGTTAGCGGCAATGATGACCGGTTCGTCGGGGCTGTTAATCTTGACGGCAATATGGTAGGAGCCCTGAATAGCGACTTTAAGAAGCCTTATATGCAATTAGGCACCGTGCAGTCCTATAATACGAATGCATTCCTTCTTGAAACGAACAGCCGGGAGAGCTTTTTTGCTGTTATCGATAATACAGTTCATAGTGACTTCTCCGACTCCTTATTCACTGGCGGTAATGCCCCAAGAGGAACCCGGGATGCCATGGAACAGCGCAACATCCTGTCCTCTTATACCAAGGAATTTTTTGACCGATATTTGTTGCGAAAAGCAACTAAAATCGAAACCCTCAATTTTAAGAACGTAGAAATGATCAAAAAGCCGCAAAAGTTTGCGGATAGCCAAAGCTTTGGCTGGGCGCAAGAGCCCATTGAAGCTTTGTCCGCCAGCGGTGTCTTTGATAATGTAAAAGAGAACCGCTTTAACCCTTCTGCTGCAATTCATCGGGCGGACTATGTCACGATGCTGGTCAGGGCACTGAACCTTAAAGAATCAGGGAACAGCGGGTCCGCGGATACCAGTATCAGCTTCCCGGATGTCGATCCCAACGCTTACTATGCCGATGCGCTGCGCATTGCGAAGAGCCTGGGAATCGTAAAAGATCAGGATAATCATCAATTCCATCCCGGGTCGGAAATCTCCAGACAAGATATGATGGTGCTGATGGAGCGGGCGCTTAAACATCTCGGCAAGGAATCGGTTCCGGGAAGCCAGGATGTGCTGAAACGCTTTACGGATGGGGCTAACGTCGACCAATATGCACTGGAAAGTATTTCTAAACTAGTTGCTAATGGCATTATTTCCGGAGACGGGACCAAATTAAGACCTCTATCGTCATCAACCCGGGCGGAAGCCGCGATGATGATTTACAGAGCTATACAGTAA